In Priestia megaterium NBRC 15308 = ATCC 14581, the following proteins share a genomic window:
- a CDS encoding HU family DNA-binding protein — MNKAEFIDAVASKSELTKQDAKKAIKLIASIKS; from the coding sequence ATGAATAAAGCTGAATTTATTGATGCTGTTGCTTCAAAATCAGAATTAACAAAACAAGACGCAAAAAAAGCGATTAAGCTTATAGCTTCAATAAAATCATAG
- a CDS encoding PAS domain S-box protein, giving the protein MTSFKEKKDLTNETLQAIIEFSTDGIYVVNKKGITIYVNEGYEKITGTNKQNVLGKHMQTVIDEGYIDQSVSLLVLEEKNGALLCKRFQAEETLW; this is encoded by the coding sequence ATGACTTCTTTTAAAGAAAAAAAAGATTTGACGAACGAAACGTTACAGGCCATTATTGAATTCTCTACGGACGGAATATATGTAGTAAATAAAAAGGGAATAACGATATATGTAAATGAAGGTTATGAAAAAATCACAGGAACCAATAAACAAAACGTATTAGGAAAGCATATGCAAACCGTTATAGATGAAGGATATATTGATCAATCTGTTTCCCTACTTGTGTTAGAAGAAAAAAACGGCGCTCTATTATGCAAACGATTTCAAGCGGAAGAGACGTTATGGTAA
- a CDS encoding iron-containing alcohol dehydrogenase — MTISKLVFTPLSYTGWGSLQQLLPEVKKYHPAHILIVTDPVLKDIGLVDKVSAPLIQNGYEVDVYADTAPEPPLALGEKLVSYAKSQKFDLVIGVGGGSALDLAKLTAVLAAHDGAVEEYLNLTGTKQISKKGLPKILIPTTSGTGSEVTNISVLSLESTKDVVTHDYLLADAAIVDPELTLSVPSKVTAATGVDALTHAVEAYVSVNANPATDALALKAIRMISSSLRTAVENGKDKEARTQMSYGSYLAGLAFFNAGVAGVHALAYPLGGQFHISHGESNAVLLPYVMGYIRSSCVEKMRDIFEALGGNATSLSEEEASYQCVKQLQSLVKDVGIPQTLRGFDIPESALQKLTGDGVQQKRILARSPLPLHEKDIRAIYQSAYDGAIVEPLH; from the coding sequence ATGACCATCTCAAAACTAGTTTTCACCCCTCTCAGCTATACAGGATGGGGATCGCTTCAACAACTGCTTCCGGAAGTGAAAAAATATCATCCTGCTCATATTTTAATCGTCACAGATCCCGTGTTAAAAGACATTGGACTTGTAGATAAAGTGAGTGCTCCTCTTATCCAAAATGGGTATGAAGTAGATGTATACGCAGATACGGCACCAGAGCCGCCTTTAGCGCTTGGTGAAAAACTCGTATCTTACGCAAAAAGCCAAAAATTTGATTTAGTCATTGGAGTTGGTGGGGGCAGCGCATTAGATTTAGCAAAACTTACGGCCGTTTTAGCCGCTCACGACGGCGCTGTAGAAGAATACTTGAACTTAACTGGTACAAAACAAATTTCAAAAAAAGGTCTTCCTAAAATTTTAATTCCTACAACTTCCGGCACGGGTTCAGAAGTAACGAATATTTCTGTATTATCTCTTGAAAGCACAAAAGACGTTGTGACCCACGACTATTTGCTTGCAGACGCTGCCATTGTAGATCCTGAGCTTACGCTAAGCGTGCCTTCTAAAGTAACGGCGGCTACAGGGGTTGATGCATTAACTCATGCCGTTGAAGCTTATGTATCAGTAAATGCAAATCCAGCAACCGATGCCTTAGCACTAAAGGCTATACGCATGATTAGCTCTTCTTTAAGAACAGCTGTAGAAAACGGCAAAGATAAAGAAGCGCGAACTCAGATGAGCTACGGAAGCTATTTAGCGGGACTTGCTTTTTTTAACGCAGGCGTAGCCGGTGTTCATGCACTTGCCTATCCGTTAGGTGGACAGTTTCATATTTCACACGGTGAATCAAACGCCGTATTGCTTCCATATGTGATGGGTTACATACGCAGCAGCTGCGTGGAAAAGATGCGGGATATTTTTGAAGCACTAGGCGGAAACGCTACCTCTTTATCAGAAGAAGAAGCTTCTTATCAGTGTGTGAAACAGCTGCAGTCACTTGTCAAAGACGTGGGCATTCCTCAAACTCTTCGCGGATTTGATATTCCAGAAAGTGCCCTTCAAAAGCTGACAGGAGATGGCGTCCAGCAAAAACGAATTCTCGCTCGCAGTCCTTTGCCTCTTCATGAGAAAGACATACGAGCTATTTACCAATCGGCTTATGATGGCGCTATAGTAGAACCTCTACACTAA
- a CDS encoding DUF3231 family protein, which produces MSQEIPLSSSEIATLWMTYQQKTMTQRILEYFIAHAEDDGAKEIMQDTHMQVVNYIEDIKTILKNEGAAIPVGYTEKDVNVGVPKLYDKVFDIMFLRLLKEISMGLHTLHLTMSYRKDMISLYKELTAFTQSGYDKCVDYLQGKNVLPRPPAVSVPKTVKFAEGTDYMNGLHLFSSKRALNTVEVAHIYYAIESNILGMQMITGFAQVASEPEVKKYFVKGKELAKKIVSDYSKILLESDIQTPATWGAKATESKVAPFSDKLMMYCVSLFCSFGLGSNALGTAFSLRGDLPLTLVSTAKDILTYGQDGGKIMAKNGWLEEPPSMEDRNDLIK; this is translated from the coding sequence ATGAGTCAAGAAATACCGTTAAGTTCAAGTGAAATTGCTACTCTTTGGATGACCTATCAGCAAAAGACAATGACCCAAAGAATTTTAGAATATTTTATTGCGCACGCAGAAGATGACGGGGCAAAAGAAATTATGCAAGATACGCATATGCAAGTTGTGAACTATATTGAAGATATCAAAACGATTCTAAAAAATGAAGGGGCAGCCATACCGGTAGGATACACAGAAAAAGACGTAAATGTCGGTGTTCCTAAGCTTTATGATAAAGTGTTTGATATTATGTTTCTTCGCCTTTTAAAAGAAATTAGCATGGGGCTACATACGCTTCATTTAACCATGTCCTACAGAAAAGACATGATCTCTCTATATAAAGAGCTTACCGCTTTCACGCAAAGTGGCTATGACAAATGTGTAGATTATCTTCAGGGAAAAAACGTGCTTCCAAGGCCTCCAGCTGTTTCAGTACCTAAAACAGTGAAGTTTGCTGAAGGTACAGATTATATGAATGGCCTCCATTTATTTTCCAGTAAACGTGCATTAAATACTGTAGAGGTAGCGCATATTTATTATGCTATTGAAAGCAACATTCTTGGCATGCAAATGATCACAGGGTTTGCTCAAGTAGCAAGTGAGCCTGAAGTAAAGAAGTATTTTGTAAAAGGAAAAGAGCTGGCTAAGAAAATTGTAAGTGATTATAGCAAAATTCTTTTAGAGAGCGATATTCAGACGCCTGCAACGTGGGGAGCGAAAGCGACCGAGTCAAAAGTAGCACCTTTTTCAGATAAACTAATGATGTACTGCGTGAGTTTGTTCTGCAGTTTTGGGCTGGGAAGCAACGCTCTAGGCACTGCATTTAGTTTACGTGGAGATCTTCCTCTTACTCTTGTCAGTACGGCCAAAGACATTTTAACATACGGGCAAGACGGGGGAAAAATCATGGCCAAAAACGGGTGGCTTGAGGAACCGCCAAGTATGGAAGACCGAAATGATTTGATTAAATAG
- the ahlS gene encoding AhlS family quorum-quenching N-acyl homoserine lactonase — MCNIIKPNSKLYVMDNGSMQMDKNWMLAMHNPATVKNPHTPTEFVEFPIYTVLIDHPEGKILFDTACNPESMGPQGRWTEATQQMFPYSATEECYLPNRLEQLGVDPKEIKFVVASHLHLDHAGCLELFTNATVIVHEDELNGTLQSYARNQKEGAYIWADIDAWIKNDLHWKTIKRNEDTIKLAEGINVLNFGSGHAWGMLGLHVHLPETGGIILASDAIYTAESYGPPVKPPGIIYDSLGYANTVERIRRLAYETNSQVWFGHDANQFQQFRKSTEGYYE, encoded by the coding sequence ATGTGTAATATTATTAAACCTAACTCAAAGCTTTATGTAATGGATAACGGCTCGATGCAAATGGATAAAAACTGGATGCTTGCAATGCATAACCCAGCAACTGTTAAGAACCCTCATACACCTACGGAATTTGTAGAGTTTCCAATTTATACTGTATTAATCGATCATCCGGAAGGGAAAATTCTGTTTGATACAGCCTGCAATCCTGAATCAATGGGACCACAAGGGCGCTGGACTGAAGCAACTCAACAAATGTTTCCTTACTCAGCTACAGAAGAATGTTATTTACCGAATCGATTAGAACAATTAGGGGTGGATCCTAAAGAAATTAAATTTGTTGTTGCTTCCCACCTTCATCTTGATCATGCTGGCTGCTTAGAATTGTTCACTAACGCTACTGTTATTGTTCATGAAGATGAGTTAAACGGCACCCTTCAGTCTTATGCACGCAATCAAAAAGAAGGTGCTTATATTTGGGCTGACATTGACGCGTGGATAAAAAATGACCTTCATTGGAAAACGATTAAACGAAACGAAGATACCATTAAACTGGCAGAAGGAATTAATGTCTTGAACTTTGGAAGCGGACATGCTTGGGGTATGCTTGGCCTTCATGTTCATTTGCCTGAAACAGGTGGCATTATCTTAGCATCTGATGCAATCTATACAGCTGAGAGCTATGGTCCTCCTGTGAAACCACCCGGTATTATCTACGACTCTCTCGGGTATGCAAACACGGTTGAACGTATACGCCGTCTAGCCTACGAAACTAATTCGCAAGTTTGGTTTGGTCACGATGCAAATCAATTTCAGCAGTTCCGCAAATCTACTGAAGGTTATTACGAGTGA
- a CDS encoding DUF805 domain-containing protein has translation MKWYIKVLKNYGTFSGRASRTEYWMFVLVNFVISFILSFIQFVIDKPLFLPVIYSLLIAVPSLAVGARRLHDTGKSGWWQLITLVPLIGGIWLIVLFCQPSDPKENRFGTTAKAA, from the coding sequence ATGAAGTGGTACATAAAAGTGTTGAAAAATTACGGGACGTTTTCTGGCAGAGCAAGCCGAACTGAATACTGGATGTTTGTATTGGTCAACTTTGTTATTTCATTTATTCTTTCTTTCATTCAGTTCGTTATTGATAAGCCTCTTTTTCTGCCGGTAATCTACTCGCTATTGATTGCAGTCCCTTCGTTAGCGGTAGGAGCAAGAAGGCTCCATGATACGGGAAAAAGCGGATGGTGGCAGCTCATTACATTAGTTCCGCTTATTGGCGGTATTTGGCTAATTGTCTTATTCTGTCAGCCTAGTGACCCTAAAGAGAATCGTTTTGGTACAACGGCTAAAGCAGCATAA